From the Terriglobia bacterium genome, the window ACCGGCCACTGCGAAGGCCACCAGTAGAATTGCCAGTTCGGCCCGCGGTGCACAGTCGCAAAATAGGTGAGGACCGTGAACCCGACCAGGAAACAGGTGAACAAGGCGACCGCAGCCAGGCGCACCGAGTTCCGCCGCTTCAACACCACCAGGGACCAGAGGGCATAGAGCAGAACCAGGATCGATCCGGGATTGATGAGGATGATCCAGATCTGGCGGATGTCGGGGAACCAGTTGCGAAGCCAGCCGTAATTGACTGTGAAAGCCAGCATGCCGGCCGAGCAGGCGAAGCCGAAGAAGAGCGACATCCAGGCGACCCCATGCTCCCGCTCGGTGCCGAACCAAGTCCCTTCGCCTCCTGCGCGCCGGTCCAGGAATGGAATCAGTGCCAGGGCCAACAGCACGATGACCGGTATCGCCAGTCCCCCAAAGAAAGCGGAGTAGGAGACGAGTTCCTGAATACCCAGAAAATACCAGGGAGCCTTTGCGGGATTTTCGGGAATCGCAGGATTGGCAAGCTCCTTGAGCGGCGCGTCGGAGTACAGAGACAACAGGAGCGTCCCGGCCACGGTCAGGGTAAACACCGCAAGCTCCGCCCACATCAGGTGCGGCCAGCTCATCACCGTGTTTTCGGGGCCCCGATTAACAGTGGCGTGCCTTCCCTTCACCACCGCCATCAGACCGTAAGTCTTGGTCGCCAGCGGCTCAAAGACCCGCTGCAGCCGGCCGCCCCACTCCGCGGGCGCACCCGGCAGATCCTCCGGCCGCGCCAGGCCGCCGTCTTTGCGGATGCGCCAGAAATGCACCCCGAGCAGGGTGACAAGCGCAAGCGGCAGCAGGAATACGTGAAGCAGATAAAAGCGGATCAACGCGTCCTCACCCACGTAGTTCGCGCCCAGAAGAAGCCGGCGCTGGAATCCGCCCGGATCAAACCACCGGGTGATCCCGAGCGCATCGGTAAGCTCGCGCGGCGAGTTGGCGATGTTCGATCCGATGGTGATCGCCCAGTAGGCGAGCTGGTCCCACGGCAGGAGATAGCCGGTGAAGCTCAACGCCAGTGTCAGGACGAGAAGCCCGAGGCCGACGAGCCAGTTGAACTCGCGCGGCTTTTTGTAACTCCCGGTGTAGAAGACGCGGGCCATGTGCAGCAGGACGGCGGCAACCATCAACTGCGCGGACCAGCGGTGGATATTCCGGATAAACCGGCCTGTAGCCACGGCGAAATGAATGTCCTTGATGGATTGGTAGGCAGATTCGGCGGAAGGCTTGTAGTACACCATCAACAGGACGCCTGTGATCGTGAGGAGAATGAAGCTCGAAGTGGCAATGAGGCCCAGGCCGAAGGTGAGAGTGGGAGCCAACGTGCGCATGTGCACCCGCACGCTGTGAATGTGAAGAAAGAAGTTGTGAAAGGTGGCCTGAGATTCCTCCCGTTCCGATTCCGGCTCCTTGCCGAGACGGAACCAGGCATTCTTGAAGGTGTGCGGCAAGGCCTTCAAGTTGTGGAGAAATTCGTGGGTCGCTGATTGTTCCATAGTCGGCTCATCGAGAATTTAGACGAGAGGCACAGTTGAACGAGAAAGCGCTTTTCGAGTCTCCGGGCGCGCCGGACCGGGAAGCTCGATGCCGGAGCGGCAGCACAAGCGCGTGCAAACCTCGCTCGCTCTCGAGCAGGACAGGATATGGTTTTTTGTCACCGCTCATTTGCGTGCATCCGCGGTTGTCTTTTCAAATCCCCAGGCGGGTGCCCGGCGGAACCTCGCTGTCGGCATGAACCACCAACTGCCCGTCGGCCGCAACGCTCAACTCGAGCCAAGGCAAAGCGCGCGGAGCCGGCCCGCCCACCACCTTGCCGCTTGGATCGAACTTCGAACCGTGGCAGGGGCACGCGAATCCCTGTGCGGTGACCCCGACCGTGCAGCCCAGGTGCGTGCAGGTGGTCGAAATGGCGTAAAGCCCCCGGGTGTCCCGGAAGACCACGAAGTTCT encodes:
- a CDS encoding cytochrome b N-terminal domain-containing protein, whose product is MEQSATHEFLHNLKALPHTFKNAWFRLGKEPESEREESQATFHNFFLHIHSVRVHMRTLAPTLTFGLGLIATSSFILLTITGVLLMVYYKPSAESAYQSIKDIHFAVATGRFIRNIHRWSAQLMVAAVLLHMARVFYTGSYKKPREFNWLVGLGLLVLTLALSFTGYLLPWDQLAYWAITIGSNIANSPRELTDALGITRWFDPGGFQRRLLLGANYVGEDALIRFYLLHVFLLPLALVTLLGVHFWRIRKDGGLARPEDLPGAPAEWGGRLQRVFEPLATKTYGLMAVVKGRHATVNRGPENTVMSWPHLMWAELAVFTLTVAGTLLLSLYSDAPLKELANPAIPENPAKAPWYFLGIQELVSYSAFFGGLAIPVIVLLALALIPFLDRRAGGEGTWFGTEREHGVAWMSLFFGFACSAGMLAFTVNYGWLRNWFPDIRQIWIILINPGSILVLLYALWSLVVLKRRNSVRLAAVALFTCFLVGFTVLTYFATVHRGPNWQFYWWPSQWPVH
- a CDS encoding ubiquinol-cytochrome c reductase iron-sulfur subunit codes for the protein MSRLDQPSVSRRSFLSLSAIGSFFAALAVAAAGALRLPNPTVLPGPVRRYKIGPPERFPVGSQIPMAAENFVVFRDTRGLYAISTTCTHLGCTVGVTAQGFACPCHGSKFDPSGKVVGGPAPRALPWLELSVAADGQLVVHADSEVPPGTRLGI